The Streptomyces europaeiscabiei genome window below encodes:
- a CDS encoding cellulosome protein produces the protein MAVGAAVVAVVTTMLAVPSAGTARAVEPERLVIDLATDTGAFHGGASGSLYGVYGDGAPSRNLIEGMHLRTVSTKAQDGPQHPGADALEILPPFVDSGGKDVYIYMTDIYRGFPYEWPGANGPAKLADFQEKIKKQVRQVLTTGDYKDHVVYVPFNEPEGNMFGTGDWSYNRTSWLNDPKDFFAAWKETYHLIKSLDPDARIAGPNTSLLFDQVKGFLQYAKANDVVPDVMTWHELSSPAAVRTSVAKYRQWEKEVGIDPLPINVNEYGHNYHLSVPGQVIQWVSAIEESKIDADLAYWNIDGNLNDSAVDVNRGNGQWWLFNAYGQMSGHTVKVTAPHPNQQYTLQGVATLDSEKKQSRALFGGKSGDANVVFENIDPKLFGKTVHATVQEIPWTGQVGDSAQPLRLADQEVEVGTDGAVTLPMTGMNAMSAYQIILSPGGNGSKPATPSTSWRRTYEAENATYTGSGYSKNGPEGTPSNVGKFATSGDYNVGGLRTGSDGVLAFDVDVPQDGTYDLSVFANSYNLDGRVKDQGPTNVFLRVDGKDPQELRMPLGYKWVVWGHTDTTVKLTAGKHRITLSAKDTDLGVTKGDAIIDKIDLALRDEHVTQPAIYEAEYATLTGARPGYTYPDASGPGAVALSEGDSATFWVYSPTDGEATVSVDHLGGGRAALSLNGEELDLPKIGSGKPRTETVNMFLSAGINKITVTGTSRELVLDRLRVAPSSGNLVTEVYQAEAGALSGAAKATEAYTFAAGGRAVTDIGNGKANALTLDVVAKRAGRHAVTIRYSNAEQAPATHYNPDPIARHADLSVNGGPARRVLFPTTFHFNSFRDLTVPVTLKKGTNRLTFTAEELPDFDGDSFNQYDQRSPYAPVIDQVAVTPLTEK, from the coding sequence ATGGCAGTCGGCGCCGCGGTGGTAGCCGTCGTCACCACCATGCTCGCCGTACCGTCCGCAGGTACGGCCCGGGCGGTGGAACCGGAACGGCTCGTCATCGATCTCGCGACCGACACCGGCGCCTTCCACGGGGGTGCCAGCGGCTCGTTGTACGGGGTCTACGGCGACGGGGCGCCGAGCCGCAACCTCATCGAGGGTATGCACCTGCGCACGGTGTCGACCAAGGCGCAGGACGGTCCGCAACACCCCGGCGCGGACGCGCTGGAAATCCTGCCGCCGTTCGTGGACTCCGGCGGCAAGGACGTCTACATCTACATGACCGACATCTACCGGGGCTTCCCCTACGAGTGGCCCGGCGCGAACGGTCCCGCGAAGCTCGCCGACTTCCAGGAGAAGATCAAGAAGCAGGTCCGCCAGGTCCTGACCACGGGCGACTACAAGGACCACGTCGTCTATGTTCCCTTCAACGAACCCGAAGGGAACATGTTCGGAACCGGCGACTGGAGTTACAACAGGACCTCCTGGCTCAACGACCCGAAGGACTTCTTCGCGGCGTGGAAGGAGACCTACCACCTCATCAAGAGCCTGGACCCGGACGCGCGCATCGCGGGTCCGAACACCTCCCTCCTCTTCGACCAGGTCAAGGGCTTCCTGCAGTACGCCAAGGCCAACGACGTCGTCCCGGACGTGATGACCTGGCACGAGCTGTCCAGCCCCGCCGCGGTCCGCACCAGCGTCGCGAAGTACCGGCAGTGGGAGAAGGAGGTCGGTATCGACCCGCTGCCGATCAACGTCAACGAGTACGGCCACAACTACCACCTCTCCGTGCCCGGCCAGGTCATCCAGTGGGTCTCCGCCATCGAGGAGTCGAAGATCGACGCCGACCTGGCGTACTGGAACATCGACGGCAACCTCAACGACTCGGCCGTCGACGTCAACAGGGGCAACGGCCAGTGGTGGCTGTTCAACGCCTACGGCCAGATGTCCGGGCACACGGTGAAAGTGACCGCTCCTCATCCGAACCAGCAGTACACGCTCCAGGGCGTCGCCACGCTCGACAGCGAGAAGAAGCAGTCCAGGGCCCTCTTCGGCGGCAAGAGCGGTGACGCGAACGTCGTCTTCGAGAACATCGACCCGAAGCTGTTCGGGAAAACGGTGCACGCCACCGTGCAGGAGATCCCCTGGACCGGACAGGTCGGCGACTCGGCCCAGCCCCTGCGGCTGGCCGACCAGGAGGTCGAGGTCGGCACGGACGGCGCGGTGACGCTGCCGATGACGGGCATGAACGCCATGTCCGCGTACCAGATCATCCTCTCCCCGGGCGGAAACGGCTCCAAGCCGGCCACACCCTCGACGAGCTGGCGCAGGACGTACGAGGCGGAGAACGCCACCTACACCGGCAGCGGCTATTCCAAGAACGGACCCGAGGGCACGCCCTCCAACGTGGGCAAGTTCGCCACGTCCGGTGACTACAACGTCGGCGGGCTGCGCACCGGCTCCGACGGCGTGCTCGCTTTCGACGTGGACGTACCGCAGGACGGCACCTACGACCTGAGCGTCTTCGCCAACTCCTACAACCTGGACGGCCGGGTGAAGGACCAGGGCCCCACCAACGTCTTCCTGCGCGTCGACGGCAAGGACCCGCAGGAGCTGCGGATGCCGCTCGGCTACAAGTGGGTGGTCTGGGGACACACCGACACCACCGTGAAGCTCACCGCCGGCAAGCACAGGATCACGCTCTCGGCGAAGGACACGGACCTGGGCGTCACCAAGGGCGACGCCATCATCGACAAGATCGACCTGGCCCTGCGCGACGAGCACGTCACCCAGCCGGCGATCTACGAAGCCGAGTACGCCACCCTCACCGGAGCCCGGCCCGGCTACACCTATCCCGATGCTTCGGGACCGGGCGCGGTGGCTCTGTCCGAGGGCGATTCCGCGACCTTCTGGGTCTACTCACCCACCGACGGCGAGGCGACGGTGTCTGTCGACCACCTCGGCGGAGGCAGGGCAGCGCTGTCGCTGAACGGTGAAGAGCTCGACCTTCCCAAGATCGGAAGCGGCAAGCCGCGTACGGAAACGGTCAACATGTTCCTGTCCGCCGGCATCAACAAGATCACTGTCACCGGCACTTCCCGCGAGCTGGTGCTCGACCGGCTTCGGGTCGCGCCGTCCAGCGGCAACCTGGTGACTGAGGTGTACCAGGCGGAGGCCGGTGCCCTGAGCGGCGCCGCCAAGGCCACCGAGGCGTACACCTTCGCCGCAGGCGGCAGGGCGGTCACCGACATCGGCAACGGAAAGGCCAACGCCCTCACCCTTGACGTCGTCGCCAAGCGTGCCGGACGGCACGCGGTGACCATCCGCTACTCCAACGCCGAACAGGCACCCGCCACCCACTACAACCCCGACCCGATCGCACGCCACGCCGACCTTTCGGTCAATGGCGGACCGGCCCGTCGGGTGCTGTTCCCGACCACCTTCCACTTCAACAGCTTCAGGGATCTGACCGTCCCGGTCACCCTGAAGAAGGGCACGAACCGGCTCACGTTCACAGCCGAGGAGTTGCCGGACTTCGACGGCGACTCCTTCAACCAGTACGACCAGCGATCCCCCTACGCGCCGGTGATCGACCAAGTCGCCGTCACCCCGCTGACGGAGAAGTAG
- a CDS encoding LacI family DNA-binding transcriptional regulator: protein MNIGEIAKRAGVSRSTVSYALSGKRPVSEDTRQKVQRVIDELGYRPNASARALANGRTNTIGLVFPPAGNHYTGMQLDFIGSVTEAAAAYDYDVLLSPSGVDSDRSFQRLLGERRVDGAILMEIRLHDDRLHHLTAVDFPSVAIGRTANPQGSWWVGLDHTALAAACVHHLADLGHRRVAFVNRPEQLLRAGYESAQRGLDGFTKAAAERGLTVRTYCCGDDAASGLACLERILHDDPATTALVTLNEAALGGLYRGLAQAGRHVPRDFSVTGVVASRWAETVTPQLTAADVPAEQMGRLAVELLVERLDHPDAPARNHLLAPPISLRASTGPAGTRPTDPAADPGAPTHL from the coding sequence GTGAACATCGGTGAGATTGCCAAGCGGGCCGGTGTCTCGCGGAGCACCGTGTCGTACGCCCTGAGCGGGAAGCGACCGGTGTCCGAGGACACCCGGCAGAAGGTCCAGCGGGTCATCGACGAGCTGGGCTATCGGCCCAACGCGAGTGCGCGGGCCCTGGCCAACGGCCGGACCAACACCATCGGTCTGGTCTTCCCCCCGGCCGGGAACCACTACACCGGCATGCAGCTGGACTTCATCGGCAGCGTCACCGAGGCCGCCGCGGCCTACGACTACGACGTGCTGCTCTCTCCTAGCGGTGTGGACAGCGACCGTTCGTTCCAGCGGCTGCTGGGCGAGCGGCGGGTCGACGGCGCGATCCTGATGGAGATCCGGCTGCACGACGACCGGCTCCACCATCTCACCGCGGTGGATTTCCCCTCCGTCGCCATCGGCCGCACCGCGAACCCGCAGGGCAGCTGGTGGGTGGGCCTGGATCACACGGCACTGGCGGCGGCCTGTGTGCATCACCTCGCCGATCTGGGGCACCGTCGGGTCGCCTTCGTCAACCGGCCCGAGCAACTGCTTCGGGCCGGGTACGAGTCGGCCCAGCGTGGGCTGGACGGTTTCACCAAAGCCGCGGCGGAGCGCGGGCTGACCGTCCGGACGTACTGCTGCGGAGACGACGCCGCCTCCGGCCTGGCCTGTCTGGAGCGGATCCTGCACGACGATCCGGCCACCACGGCCCTGGTCACGCTCAACGAGGCCGCGCTCGGCGGCCTCTACCGGGGGCTGGCCCAGGCCGGCCGCCATGTGCCACGCGACTTCTCCGTCACCGGAGTGGTGGCCAGCAGGTGGGCGGAGACGGTGACCCCGCAGCTCACCGCGGCCGATGTGCCCGCGGAACAGATGGGCCGTCTCGCCGTCGAGCTGCTCGTGGAGCGGCTCGACCACCCCGACGCACCGGCCCGGAATCACCTGCTCGCGCCACCGATCTCGTTGCGAGCGAGCACCGGACCTGCCGGCACCAGGCCCACCGACCCCGCTGCGGACCCCGGCGCCCCCACCCATCTCTGA
- a CDS encoding sugar ABC transporter substrate-binding protein yields MNTSARRRLTAAVLTVVTVTAGATACSSGSGDTSTKAADGGTYTIWDPYPQFNKGSAWAKLLDDCGSKAGVKIKRTAFDTSDLTNKALLAAQQDNSADVLVVDNPVVSTLAEAGVLTTTDDNKLDTSKVSPNLLAAGQSGGKTYGTPIGANTLALYYNKAVLEEAGVDISSVTDWKSLTAALAKVKKAGKKGITFSAIGTEEGSFQFLPWYWGSGAQLTALDSDQAVSALSLWKNWLDKGYAPNSVINNTQTTSWQEFASGDYAFAENGTWQLANAEKAGFEYGVIPVPGASGGDAAAPTGGEFVTIPAQGDTSRYATSQKLVSCLTSTDNLLATDTTLSYVAPTTEVQDKQVAANADLGPWVDAVKAAKGRTSDDLGTKYPKISEQLWKAVQSALSGSQSPKDALTAAQSAVK; encoded by the coding sequence ATGAACACATCTGCCAGACGGCGTCTCACTGCCGCAGTCCTGACAGTCGTCACCGTCACCGCCGGCGCCACAGCATGCTCCTCCGGCTCGGGCGATACCTCGACGAAGGCCGCGGACGGCGGTACGTACACGATCTGGGACCCGTACCCGCAGTTCAACAAGGGCTCGGCGTGGGCGAAGCTGCTGGACGACTGCGGCTCCAAGGCCGGCGTGAAGATCAAGCGGACCGCGTTCGACACCAGCGACCTGACGAACAAGGCGCTGCTGGCCGCGCAGCAGGACAACTCCGCGGACGTCCTCGTCGTCGACAACCCGGTCGTCTCCACCCTGGCCGAGGCGGGGGTGTTGACCACGACCGACGACAACAAGCTGGACACCTCGAAGGTCAGCCCGAACCTCCTCGCGGCCGGCCAGTCGGGCGGGAAGACGTACGGAACACCGATCGGCGCGAACACCCTCGCCCTGTACTACAACAAGGCGGTGCTGGAGGAGGCCGGCGTGGACATCTCCTCGGTCACGGACTGGAAGTCGCTGACGGCGGCCCTGGCGAAGGTGAAGAAGGCAGGGAAGAAGGGCATCACGTTCTCCGCGATCGGCACGGAGGAGGGCAGCTTCCAGTTCCTGCCCTGGTACTGGGGCTCCGGAGCCCAGTTGACCGCACTCGACTCCGACCAGGCGGTCTCCGCGCTGTCGCTGTGGAAGAACTGGCTGGACAAGGGCTACGCCCCCAACTCGGTAATCAACAACACCCAGACGACCAGCTGGCAGGAGTTCGCGAGTGGTGACTACGCGTTCGCCGAGAACGGCACCTGGCAGCTCGCCAATGCCGAGAAGGCCGGATTCGAGTACGGGGTCATCCCCGTCCCGGGTGCCTCGGGAGGCGACGCGGCGGCACCGACGGGCGGTGAGTTCGTCACCATCCCGGCGCAGGGAGACACCAGCCGTTACGCCACCTCGCAGAAGCTCGTGTCCTGCCTGACCAGCACCGACAACCTCCTCGCCACCGACACGACCCTGTCGTACGTCGCCCCCACCACCGAGGTGCAGGACAAGCAGGTCGCGGCGAACGCCGATCTGGGGCCGTGGGTCGACGCGGTCAAGGCGGCCAAGGGGCGTACGAGTGACGATCTGGGCACCAAGTACCCCAAGATCTCTGAGCAGTTGTGGAAGGCGGTCCAGTCCGCGCTGAGCGGGTCCCAGTCGCCGAAGGACGCGCTCACGGCCGCCCAGTCCGCCGTCAAGTAA
- a CDS encoding carbohydrate ABC transporter permease, which yields MNRTTQTPDALPARGRNGAATTGPPPARTTTLRRPASPQWAAWAFLAPVTLYLVLFYAYPLYRNIDLSLRNYTVRSFVQGDAPFTGLANYRAVLDDPTFAPALLHTVVFTAVCLVFQYAIGLALAVFFHQHFRLSATLRALFLVPWLLPLIVSASTWSWMLNSDSGIVNAVLHAVGMGPVNWLTSPSWSLASVITANIWIGVPFNLVVLYSGLQSIPTSLYEAASLDGAGPWRRFWSITFPLLRPVSAITLLLGLVYTLKVFDIIWIMTKGGPADSSTTFATWSYQLGFGNLLPAFGPGAAVGNLLVVAALVFGLVYVRVQRKQALS from the coding sequence ATGAACCGCACGACACAGACGCCGGATGCGCTGCCGGCACGCGGCCGGAACGGGGCGGCCACCACCGGCCCGCCCCCGGCCCGCACGACGACCCTGCGCCGTCCCGCCTCCCCGCAGTGGGCGGCCTGGGCGTTCCTCGCCCCGGTGACCCTCTACCTCGTCCTCTTCTACGCCTATCCGCTCTACCGCAACATCGACCTGAGCCTGCGTAACTACACGGTCCGTTCCTTCGTCCAGGGCGACGCGCCGTTCACCGGCCTGGCGAACTACCGGGCCGTCCTCGACGACCCGACCTTCGCTCCCGCACTCCTGCACACCGTGGTGTTCACCGCCGTGTGCCTGGTCTTCCAGTACGCCATCGGCCTGGCCCTCGCGGTCTTCTTCCACCAGCACTTCCGGCTCTCCGCGACCCTGCGGGCGCTGTTCCTGGTGCCGTGGCTGCTGCCGCTGATCGTGTCGGCGTCCACCTGGTCGTGGATGCTCAACAGCGACTCCGGCATCGTCAACGCCGTCCTGCACGCGGTCGGTATGGGCCCGGTGAACTGGCTGACCTCACCGTCCTGGTCGCTGGCCTCGGTGATCACCGCCAACATCTGGATCGGCGTGCCGTTCAACCTGGTCGTGCTCTACAGCGGCCTGCAGTCCATCCCCACCAGCCTGTACGAGGCCGCCTCCCTCGACGGCGCGGGCCCCTGGCGACGCTTCTGGAGCATCACCTTCCCGTTGCTGCGTCCGGTGTCCGCCATCACCCTGCTGCTGGGCCTGGTCTACACGCTCAAGGTCTTCGACATCATCTGGATCATGACCAAGGGCGGTCCGGCGGATTCGTCCACGACCTTCGCCACCTGGTCCTACCAGCTCGGCTTCGGAAACCTCCTGCCCGCCTTCGGCCCCGGCGCGGCCGTCGGCAACCTGCTCGTGGTCGCCGCCCTGGTCTTCGGACTGGTCTACGTCCGGGTCCAGCGAAAGCAGGCGCTGTCATGA